Proteins encoded together in one Flavobacteriales bacterium window:
- a CDS encoding c-type cytochrome has product MLVPAIVLLATILVLVVLYVLDDALATLQERIGHPRKGGLSWSKRITWILLALVVAQFFLPPDLLDTKAPAPEPLPQAASYDPDGLWSGADTTRLAFLDDEREVLVRYGRELIANTAHYIGPNGTVMQNTNALNCQNCHLDAGTKPWGNNYGAVWSTYPKIRARSGKLETVVKRVNDCVERSLNGTPLDSTGREMRAIVAYLEWLGTGIPRDQKPKGSGIVELAFLDRAADHKRGEQVFDLKCASCHGKDGQGMLKADGVTRLYPPLWGPLSYNNGAGLYRLSRFAGYVKANMPQGVTHKAPQLTDEEAWDVAAYVNSQPRPDRDLTGDWPDISKKPVDHPFGPFADGFTEQQHKYGPFGPIVAYYKNP; this is encoded by the coding sequence ATGCTCGTGCCTGCGATCGTCCTTCTCGCCACCATCCTTGTCCTGGTGGTGCTCTACGTGCTCGATGATGCGCTGGCCACCTTGCAGGAGCGCATCGGGCATCCGCGCAAAGGAGGCCTGAGCTGGAGCAAGCGCATCACCTGGATCCTGCTCGCGCTCGTGGTCGCTCAGTTCTTCCTTCCTCCCGACCTCCTCGACACGAAAGCACCAGCCCCTGAGCCGCTGCCGCAAGCTGCCTCTTATGATCCGGATGGCCTGTGGAGCGGTGCTGACACCACGAGATTGGCCTTCCTCGATGACGAACGCGAAGTCCTGGTCCGCTACGGCCGCGAGCTGATCGCGAACACCGCGCACTACATCGGCCCGAACGGAACGGTGATGCAGAACACGAACGCGCTGAATTGCCAGAACTGCCACCTCGATGCCGGCACCAAACCCTGGGGCAACAACTACGGCGCTGTCTGGAGCACCTATCCGAAGATCCGTGCGCGCAGCGGGAAGCTCGAGACCGTGGTGAAGCGCGTGAACGATTGCGTGGAACGCAGCCTGAACGGCACCCCGCTGGACAGCACCGGCCGTGAGATGCGCGCCATCGTGGCCTATTTGGAATGGTTGGGCACCGGGATCCCGCGTGACCAGAAGCCCAAGGGATCGGGCATCGTGGAACTGGCCTTCCTCGATCGCGCGGCAGACCACAAGCGCGGTGAGCAGGTCTTCGATCTCAAATGCGCTTCGTGCCACGGCAAGGACGGGCAAGGCATGCTGAAGGCCGATGGCGTCACGCGACTCTATCCGCCGCTGTGGGGGCCATTGAGCTACAACAATGGCGCAGGGCTCTATCGCCTAAGCCGCTTCGCCGGATACGTGAAAGCCAACATGCCGCAGGGCGTGACCCACAAGGCTCCGCAGCTCACTGATGAAGAAGCCTGGGACGTGGCCGCCTATGTGAACTCCCAGCCGCGTCCGGATCGGGATCTCACCGGTGACTGGCCTGACATCAGCAAGAAACCCGTCGATCATCCATTCGGGCCTTTCGCCGACGGCTTCACGGAGCAACAGCACAAATACGGTCCCTTCGGGCCTATCGTCGCCTACTACAAGAACCCATGA
- a CDS encoding 5'-nucleotidase C-terminal domain-containing protein, which translates to MSEIIHPPGCTCSDHDEAAYSVSRRQALKSLGALGAGLTLGPTVAMGALGDAQSRDELVRSNALQSGKAEKFTILFTSDIHAQLHTHDEFFMENGKPVYKKRGGYGVLKTMIDKLRAEDPANTLVIDGGDCFQGGGVAAMSEGRAIVPLMNRIGYDLILPGNWEVVYGKEMMLKDLGGYRAAKICANMWHEKLADYCGDTKDPNADLVGEMIFQPYWTRMIAGVKIGFIGYNDPLTPKRQSPAYSCGIKFTKPEVNVAKYIRILRDYEQCAMVFLVTHMGLAQQVDLANKPEVEGADLILGADTHERVRKPIAAKYSKVVEPGSFGSFLARLDVVVEDGKVKDSHYELLDVDPEKYPADQGMLQLVDEVSAPYKEQLGKVVGSTKNTLVRYYVIENPMDNLITDALMWKLKPDIAISNGFRFCPPIVADGKTPTPITNDHLWSMIPVDSDAKYGEATGQQVWDWLEKELHNVFAKDPAKRFGGWVVRFQGMTANFTMHNDMGKRVNWIKVGKKPIDLSRSYLIAACEREGDPDDTLCRMEKVKNPRRANITMHTILREYFGKFSPVAPKVEGRITATDAPQDLLSQLEGYDYEFR; encoded by the coding sequence ATGAGCGAGATCATCCACCCGCCCGGCTGCACCTGCAGCGACCATGATGAGGCCGCGTACAGCGTGAGCCGGAGGCAAGCACTGAAATCGCTTGGTGCCTTGGGCGCGGGGCTGACGCTGGGCCCCACGGTGGCCATGGGCGCGCTTGGCGATGCGCAAAGCCGCGATGAGCTCGTTCGCAGCAACGCCCTTCAGAGCGGAAAAGCCGAGAAGTTCACCATCCTCTTCACGAGCGACATACACGCGCAACTGCACACGCACGACGAGTTCTTCATGGAGAACGGCAAGCCCGTGTACAAGAAACGCGGCGGCTACGGTGTGCTGAAGACGATGATCGATAAGCTGCGCGCGGAGGATCCGGCCAACACCCTCGTGATCGATGGTGGTGATTGTTTCCAAGGAGGCGGTGTTGCGGCCATGAGCGAGGGCCGCGCGATCGTGCCGTTGATGAACCGCATCGGCTACGACCTGATCCTGCCCGGCAACTGGGAAGTGGTGTACGGCAAGGAAATGATGCTGAAGGACCTCGGCGGCTACCGCGCGGCGAAGATCTGCGCGAACATGTGGCACGAGAAACTGGCGGACTACTGCGGTGACACGAAGGACCCCAACGCCGACCTCGTGGGCGAGATGATCTTCCAGCCCTACTGGACGCGCATGATCGCCGGGGTGAAGATCGGCTTCATCGGCTACAACGATCCGCTCACGCCCAAACGGCAGTCACCGGCGTACAGCTGTGGCATCAAGTTCACGAAGCCGGAGGTGAACGTGGCGAAGTACATCCGCATCCTGCGCGATTACGAGCAGTGCGCCATGGTCTTCCTGGTCACGCACATGGGCCTCGCGCAGCAAGTGGACCTGGCGAACAAGCCCGAGGTGGAAGGCGCGGACCTGATCCTCGGTGCCGATACGCACGAACGCGTGCGCAAACCCATCGCGGCGAAGTACAGCAAGGTGGTGGAGCCCGGCTCCTTCGGATCGTTCCTCGCTCGCTTGGATGTGGTCGTTGAGGACGGCAAGGTGAAGGACAGCCACTACGAGCTGCTGGATGTGGACCCGGAGAAGTACCCGGCGGACCAGGGCATGCTCCAACTCGTGGACGAGGTGAGCGCGCCGTACAAGGAGCAGCTGGGCAAGGTCGTCGGCAGCACGAAGAACACGCTGGTGCGCTACTACGTGATCGAGAACCCGATGGACAACCTGATCACCGACGCGCTGATGTGGAAGCTGAAGCCGGACATCGCGATCAGCAACGGCTTCCGCTTCTGTCCGCCGATCGTGGCCGATGGCAAGACCCCGACACCCATCACCAACGACCACCTGTGGAGCATGATCCCGGTGGACAGCGACGCCAAGTACGGCGAGGCGACCGGTCAGCAGGTGTGGGACTGGCTGGAGAAGGAACTGCATAACGTGTTCGCGAAGGATCCGGCGAAGCGCTTCGGCGGCTGGGTGGTGCGTTTCCAAGGCATGACGGCCAACTTCACCATGCACAACGACATGGGCAAACGCGTGAACTGGATCAAGGTGGGCAAGAAGCCGATCGACCTGTCGCGCAGCTACCTCATCGCCGCCTGCGAACGCGAAGGCGATCCCGATGACACGCTATGCCGCATGGAGAAGGTGAAGAACCCGCGCCGCGCGAACATCACCATGCACACCATCCTGCGTGAGTACTTCGGCAAGTTCTCCCCGGTGGCACCGAAGGTGGAAGGGCGGATCACCGCTACGGACGCGCCGCAGGACCTGTTGAGCCAGCTGGAGGGGTATGACTACGAGTTCAGGTAG
- a CDS encoding ribonuclease D produces the protein MASYELITAQAALAARAAELGRAEIIALDTEASSFHRFKEQVCLVQLSTRDRTFLVDPLVLPDLRPLAHLLSDKAMEVVIHDADYDLRILARYHGIRVENVFDTLVAAELINEPEIGLASLLMKYQGVQVDKKFQKADWSKRPLPADMLSYAAGDTSHLIALRDILKEKLIAKNRWDWAVEEFGLLTDAPFNLPVDDEPGFLRIKTAKLLKPQQLAILREVHALRERIAERMDRAPFMVMGNEALLSLATDPPKSMKELSARKGIGDRLLQRHGKDLLEAVKRAQESPKDQWPQVPRGKRWPRDPDYDDRLKRLKQVRDRLTQEHDLRMGIVASNQMLAEMARTLPGDIAALAAVPGMRRYQVQHFGADLLKAL, from the coding sequence GTGGCCAGCTACGAACTCATCACCGCGCAAGCTGCACTGGCCGCCCGCGCCGCGGAACTGGGCCGCGCTGAGATCATCGCCCTGGATACGGAAGCGAGCAGTTTCCACCGCTTCAAGGAGCAGGTTTGCCTGGTGCAACTCAGCACCCGCGACCGCACCTTCCTCGTTGACCCCTTGGTGCTCCCGGACCTGCGGCCATTGGCCCACCTGTTATCGGACAAGGCCATGGAAGTCGTGATCCACGACGCTGACTACGACCTGCGGATCCTGGCCAGGTACCATGGCATCCGGGTCGAGAACGTGTTCGACACGCTTGTGGCCGCTGAGCTGATCAACGAGCCGGAGATCGGCCTGGCCTCACTGCTGATGAAGTACCAGGGCGTGCAGGTGGACAAGAAGTTCCAGAAGGCCGATTGGAGCAAGCGCCCGCTCCCGGCAGACATGCTCAGCTATGCAGCCGGCGATACCAGCCACTTGATCGCGCTGCGCGATATCCTCAAGGAAAAGCTGATCGCCAAGAACCGATGGGATTGGGCCGTAGAGGAGTTCGGCCTGCTCACCGATGCGCCGTTCAATCTGCCTGTGGACGACGAGCCCGGCTTCCTGCGGATCAAGACCGCCAAACTGCTGAAGCCCCAGCAGCTGGCGATCCTCCGGGAGGTGCATGCCTTGCGCGAGCGAATTGCCGAGCGGATGGACCGCGCACCATTCATGGTGATGGGCAACGAGGCTTTGCTTTCCTTGGCCACCGATCCACCGAAATCAATGAAGGAGCTGAGCGCCCGCAAAGGCATCGGCGATCGGTTGCTGCAGCGCCACGGGAAGGATCTCCTGGAGGCCGTGAAGCGCGCGCAAGAATCGCCGAAGGACCAATGGCCTCAGGTGCCCCGAGGCAAGCGCTGGCCCCGGGATCCGGATTACGATGATCGACTCAAGCGCCTGAAACAAGTGCGCGATCGGCTCACCCAGGAGCACGACCTGCGCATGGGCATCGTGGCCAGCAACCAGATGCTCGCTGAAATGGCCCGGACCTTACCAGGTGACATCGCCGCGCTGGCAGCGGTGCCCGGCATGCGGCGCTATCAGGTGCAGCACTTCGGAGCGGACCTGCTCAAGGCGCTATAG
- a CDS encoding YeeE/YedE family protein: MLEAIKQPWPWYIAGALIGLTVPYLLLVGNKTFGISSSLRHLCAACLPANISFFKYDWKKEAWNLFFVGGIAVGAFIAARFLSDPNPIVLAEPTAEYLTSKGITDTGHLLPAEIFSWEQLFTVRGLIFFVIGGFLVGFGTRYAGGCTSGHAIMGLSSLQWPSLVATIMFMVGGIIMTWFILPFLLTL, translated from the coding sequence ATGCTCGAAGCGATCAAACAACCCTGGCCCTGGTACATCGCCGGCGCCCTCATCGGCCTCACGGTGCCCTACCTGCTGCTCGTGGGCAACAAGACCTTCGGGATCAGCAGTTCGCTGCGCCATTTGTGCGCGGCCTGTTTGCCCGCGAACATCTCCTTCTTCAAGTACGATTGGAAGAAGGAAGCATGGAACCTCTTCTTCGTGGGCGGCATCGCGGTGGGAGCTTTCATCGCCGCGCGCTTCCTGAGCGACCCGAACCCGATCGTGCTGGCCGAGCCGACCGCCGAATACCTCACGAGCAAGGGCATCACGGACACGGGCCATCTGCTGCCTGCCGAGATCTTCAGCTGGGAGCAGCTCTTCACCGTGCGCGGCCTGATCTTCTTCGTGATCGGCGGTTTCCTCGTGGGCTTCGGCACGCGCTACGCTGGCGGCTGCACCAGTGGCCACGCCATCATGGGCCTCAGCAGCCTGCAGTGGCCCAGCTTGGTGGCCACCATCATGTTCATGGTCGGCGGCATCATCATGACCTGGTTCATCCTTCCCTTCCTCCTCACACTCTGA
- a CDS encoding winged helix-turn-helix transcriptional regulator, giving the protein MTAITTTESLHERVGPEKLVRASELLRASAHPQRLDILDALSQHARLCNRELEGILGIEQAILSQHLTLMRDKGLLTCEKEGKYTYWSLKRTEFMNIVSCLENCCEQL; this is encoded by the coding sequence ATGACCGCAATCACCACCACCGAGAGCCTGCACGAGCGGGTCGGACCTGAGAAGCTCGTCCGCGCCAGCGAATTGCTGCGGGCATCGGCCCATCCACAGCGGCTCGACATCCTCGATGCCCTTAGCCAGCACGCCCGGCTGTGCAACCGGGAGCTTGAGGGAATCCTCGGCATTGAGCAAGCCATCCTCAGCCAGCACCTCACCCTGATGCGCGATAAAGGCCTGCTCACCTGCGAGAAGGAAGGCAAGTACACCTACTGGAGCCTGAAGCGCACCGAGTTCATGAATATCGTCTCGTGCCTGGAGAACTGCTGCGAGCAACTATGA
- a CDS encoding MBL fold metallo-hydrolase, with protein MKIEQIYTGCLAQGAYYIESNGEAVIIDPLRETQPYLERAKQSGSKIKYVLETHFHADFVSGHLDLSKKTGAPIVYGPNANPQFEAHIASDGEVLNVGKVTITVLHTPGHTMESTTYLLKDENGKPHAIFSGDTLFIGDVGRPDLAQKMGSLTQEDLAGFLYDSLHNKIMPLPDDVIVYPAHGAGSACGKNMSKETFDTLGNQKRDNYALKAATKEQFIKEVTDGLLPPPAYFPQNVALNKGVIESVDSVKERGMRALTPDQFELVAETEGALVLDTRNAEDFKDGFIPRSINIGIKGDFAPWVGSMIPDVKHPLLLVTDEGMEEEAVTRLARVGYDNVLGFLNGGMSAWKAGGKEADTIERIDAEEFAKRLNAGKLRVVDVRKDGEYEAEHVDGAWHASLQYINQNLAAFSKEETNYVHCAGGYRSMIAVSLLKARGYHNLVEVRGGFNAIKRTGVKVTDYVCPSTLIK; from the coding sequence ATGAAAATCGAACAGATCTATACCGGCTGCCTGGCACAGGGCGCATACTACATCGAGAGCAACGGCGAGGCGGTGATCATTGACCCGCTGCGTGAAACGCAACCCTATCTCGAGCGCGCGAAGCAGAGCGGCTCCAAGATCAAGTACGTGCTGGAAACGCACTTTCACGCCGACTTCGTGAGCGGCCATCTCGACCTCAGCAAGAAGACCGGCGCGCCCATCGTGTACGGGCCCAATGCGAATCCGCAGTTCGAGGCGCACATCGCTTCCGACGGAGAGGTGCTGAACGTGGGCAAGGTGACCATCACCGTGCTGCACACGCCTGGCCATACCATGGAGAGCACCACCTACCTCCTGAAGGATGAGAACGGCAAGCCGCACGCGATCTTCAGCGGCGATACGCTCTTCATCGGCGATGTGGGCCGTCCGGACCTGGCGCAGAAGATGGGATCACTGACGCAGGAGGACCTCGCCGGTTTCCTCTACGACAGCCTGCACAACAAGATCATGCCCCTGCCCGATGACGTGATCGTGTACCCCGCGCATGGTGCCGGCAGCGCTTGCGGCAAGAACATGAGCAAAGAGACCTTCGACACGCTGGGCAATCAGAAACGGGACAACTACGCGCTGAAGGCGGCCACGAAGGAGCAGTTCATCAAGGAAGTGACCGATGGCCTGCTTCCTCCGCCTGCCTACTTCCCGCAGAACGTGGCCTTGAACAAAGGCGTGATCGAGAGCGTGGACAGCGTGAAGGAACGCGGCATGCGCGCCCTCACCCCCGACCAATTCGAGCTGGTTGCCGAGACCGAAGGCGCGCTGGTGCTCGACACACGAAACGCTGAGGACTTCAAGGACGGCTTCATCCCGCGCAGCATCAACATCGGCATCAAGGGTGATTTCGCGCCATGGGTGGGCAGCATGATCCCTGATGTTAAGCACCCGCTCCTGCTCGTGACCGATGAAGGCATGGAGGAGGAAGCGGTGACCCGCCTCGCCCGCGTGGGCTACGACAATGTGCTCGGCTTCCTGAATGGCGGCATGAGCGCGTGGAAGGCGGGCGGCAAGGAGGCGGACACCATCGAGCGCATCGATGCAGAGGAATTCGCCAAGCGCTTGAATGCCGGCAAACTGCGCGTGGTGGACGTGCGCAAGGATGGCGAGTATGAGGCTGAGCACGTTGATGGCGCATGGCATGCCTCGCTGCAGTACATCAACCAGAACCTCGCGGCGTTCAGCAAGGAGGAGACGAACTACGTGCATTGCGCCGGTGGCTATCGGAGCATGATCGCAGTGAGCCTGCTGAAAGCGCGCGGCTATCACAACCTCGTGGAAGTGCGCGGCGGATTCAATGCGATAAAAAGGACCGGCGTGAAGGTGACGGATTACGTGTGCCCGAGCACGCTGATCAAGTAA
- a CDS encoding YeeE/YedE family protein — MKNDFQQAPAADLQKRELDAICVNESELVHPWWHNFKYSAWGILFGIVFVKAEIISWFRIQEMFRFESFHMYGVIGTAVVVGLISVQLIKRTKARTIHGEEIHIPKKEFNKGQVIGGLLFGLGWAITGACPGPLFAQMGAGFSVVIVTFVSAVAGTWVYGLLREKLPH; from the coding sequence ATGAAGAACGACTTCCAACAGGCACCAGCCGCTGACCTGCAGAAGCGTGAGCTCGACGCGATCTGCGTGAATGAGAGCGAGCTGGTGCACCCGTGGTGGCACAACTTCAAGTACAGCGCCTGGGGCATCCTCTTCGGCATCGTCTTCGTCAAGGCCGAGATCATCAGCTGGTTCCGCATCCAGGAGATGTTCCGCTTCGAGAGCTTCCACATGTACGGCGTGATAGGCACGGCGGTGGTGGTCGGGCTCATCAGCGTGCAGCTCATCAAGCGCACGAAGGCAAGGACCATCCACGGCGAGGAGATCCACATCCCGAAGAAGGAGTTCAACAAGGGCCAGGTGATCGGTGGCCTGCTCTTCGGCCTCGGCTGGGCCATCACCGGCGCTTGCCCTGGTCCGCTGTTCGCTCAAATGGGGGCGGGCTTCAGCGTGGTGATCGTGACCTTCGTGAGCGCGGTCGCGGGCACCTGGGTGTACGGCCTTCTTCGCGAGAAACTGCCTCACTGA
- a CDS encoding sulfite exporter TauE/SafE family protein — MEILGYIGAIIMGLSLGLIGGGGSILTVPILVYLFHIDAVLATAYSLFIVGLTSLIGSLSHMRLGNIHWRTAVVFGIPSIAAVFATRAWLVPALPDPLFNAGGVAVSKALGMLIFFALLMVAAAYSMIRKPKAPSGVSGEAKFNYPLILGEGAVVGTITGLVGAGGGFLIIPALVLLAKLPMKQAVGTSLIIIAAKSLIGFTGDLRGDELIDWRFLGLFSAVAVLGILAGSMLSKRIPNEKLKPAFGWFVLVMGVYIIGRELSQLS, encoded by the coding sequence ATGGAGATCCTCGGCTACATCGGCGCGATCATCATGGGCCTGTCCCTCGGCCTCATCGGCGGTGGCGGCAGCATCCTCACCGTGCCCATACTCGTGTACCTCTTCCATATCGATGCGGTGCTCGCCACGGCCTACTCGCTCTTCATCGTGGGCTTAACGAGCCTGATCGGCAGCCTCAGCCACATGCGCCTCGGCAACATCCACTGGCGCACAGCGGTGGTGTTCGGCATACCCAGCATCGCGGCGGTCTTCGCCACGAGGGCATGGCTGGTGCCAGCTTTGCCCGACCCGCTCTTCAACGCGGGCGGCGTTGCCGTGAGCAAGGCGCTGGGCATGCTCATCTTCTTCGCGCTGCTCATGGTGGCCGCAGCCTACAGCATGATCCGCAAGCCGAAGGCACCGAGCGGCGTCTCCGGCGAAGCAAAGTTCAACTATCCGCTGATCCTTGGGGAAGGTGCTGTTGTCGGCACCATCACGGGCCTGGTGGGCGCAGGCGGGGGCTTCCTCATCATCCCGGCGCTGGTGCTGCTGGCGAAGCTTCCCATGAAGCAGGCGGTAGGCACCTCGCTCATCATCATCGCGGCCAAATCGCTCATCGGCTTCACAGGCGACCTGCGGGGCGATGAGCTCATCGATTGGCGCTTCCTCGGCCTCTTCAGCGCAGTAGCGGTGCTCGGCATCCTTGCAGGATCCATGCTCAGTAAACGCATCCCCAACGAGAAGCTCAAACCCGCCTTCGGATGGTTCGTGCTCGTCATGGGCGTGTACATCATCGGAAGGGAACTCTCTCAACTCAGCTAA
- a CDS encoding N-6 DNA methylase — translation MPPSPTKEAARTAVAELVARFREQYQSYKRSDYNETQVRRDFIDPFFKALGWDVDNSAGNAEAYREVIHEDRVKVGKALKAPDYSFRLEGGKRLFFVEAKKPFVKVKSEVEPAYQVRRYAWSAKLPISILTDFEEFSVYDCSKQPKQEDKAAVARIKYITFEDYDKEFEFLWNTFSKEQVRKGSFDQFIKSDRGKRGTASVDAAFLESLDSWRTYLATNISLKNRDLDEESLNHVVQQTIDRIIFLRIAEDRGVEPYGELMACTKEGGDLYPNLFKLFRRADTKYNSGLFDFRKDKVSANVVIENKIIRTIIEDLYYPKSPYEFSVLSVEILGSAYEQFLGKRIVIGKGHIASIEQKPEVRKAGGVYYTPQYIVDYIVQRTVGELIKGKTPKEVKELKVLDPACGSGSFLLGAYQYLLDWHKNYYREHAPMKGKKRDEVLRPDGELTSAVKKEVLLNNLYGVDLDPNAVEVTKLSLLLKCMEGETTASIQHSLDFAHERILPTLDENVLWGNSLIDTDYYDAELDLGGDRKIRPFNWQRSFPQVFKIRKPDMDQELLAQARRVKQDFEEQQERAAALLRKQGISGVEEPQAPYAPYARPAGGFDAVIGNPPYVLLQNLETKEFFSYASNKYNTARYKIDTYQLFVERAINLLAPNGKLGFITPNTFLKNIHAEPLRRLLLDRTKLDEILLLNYNVFSQASVDTCVFITTKADARAKGKLKVIKADEAFEPRPIGLVEQASFAANPRADFILDVSASDKRLIQKIQGQSRPLGDTHGAYFGIQAWDRKKHVADKKLSKSYQPVVDGADIESFGLRSQSLFVLFTSEGVKSGGNETIHQQDRICIRQVGHYPIATVVPGGLFAMNSLYNVYGRASNAPDLYFVLGVMNSRLNRYFWGKVHSDQKRTFPKIKKEAILSIPIKVAKTKSEEESKARVSVLTKSLVTFKKDQFAKHGHLKDKMAEDKAAHLEQRINEAIFELYGLDATEIALIESAQAK, via the coding sequence ATGCCACCTTCACCCACCAAAGAGGCCGCACGCACTGCGGTAGCCGAACTGGTCGCTCGATTCCGCGAGCAATACCAGAGTTACAAGCGCTCCGATTACAACGAGACCCAGGTCCGTCGCGATTTCATTGACCCCTTCTTCAAAGCCCTGGGCTGGGATGTGGACAATAGCGCGGGCAATGCCGAGGCATATAGAGAGGTGATCCATGAGGATCGCGTGAAGGTGGGGAAGGCGTTGAAAGCACCGGACTACAGCTTCAGACTAGAAGGCGGGAAGCGGCTGTTCTTCGTGGAGGCCAAGAAGCCGTTCGTGAAGGTGAAGAGCGAAGTGGAGCCGGCCTACCAGGTTCGTCGTTATGCCTGGAGCGCCAAACTTCCCATTAGCATCCTCACTGACTTTGAGGAGTTCAGCGTTTACGATTGCAGCAAGCAACCGAAGCAGGAGGACAAGGCCGCTGTAGCCCGTATCAAGTACATCACTTTCGAGGACTACGACAAGGAGTTCGAATTCCTGTGGAACACCTTCAGCAAGGAGCAGGTCCGCAAAGGAAGCTTTGACCAGTTCATCAAAAGCGATCGTGGAAAGCGCGGTACGGCCTCCGTTGATGCTGCATTCCTGGAGAGCTTGGATAGCTGGCGTACTTACCTGGCCACCAACATCAGCTTGAAGAACCGGGACCTCGACGAAGAGTCGTTGAACCACGTTGTGCAACAGACCATCGACCGCATCATCTTCCTGCGCATTGCCGAGGACCGCGGCGTTGAACCCTACGGCGAGTTGATGGCCTGCACCAAGGAAGGCGGCGACCTGTATCCGAATCTCTTCAAGCTCTTCCGACGCGCAGACACCAAGTACAACAGCGGGTTGTTCGACTTCCGCAAGGACAAGGTGAGCGCGAACGTGGTGATCGAGAACAAGATCATCCGCACCATCATCGAGGATCTGTACTACCCGAAAAGCCCTTACGAATTCAGCGTACTGAGCGTGGAGATCCTGGGTAGTGCCTACGAGCAGTTCCTCGGCAAGCGCATCGTCATCGGCAAAGGCCATATCGCCAGCATCGAGCAAAAACCGGAAGTGCGGAAAGCCGGTGGCGTGTACTACACGCCGCAGTACATCGTGGACTACATCGTGCAGCGGACCGTCGGCGAACTCATCAAAGGGAAAACACCCAAGGAAGTGAAGGAATTGAAGGTGCTGGACCCGGCTTGCGGCAGTGGGAGCTTTCTCTTGGGCGCCTATCAGTACCTCCTCGACTGGCACAAGAACTACTACCGGGAGCATGCACCGATGAAAGGAAAGAAGAGAGATGAAGTGCTGCGCCCGGATGGTGAGTTGACCAGCGCGGTGAAGAAGGAGGTCCTGCTCAACAACCTGTATGGTGTGGACCTGGACCCCAATGCCGTGGAGGTCACCAAACTGAGCCTGCTACTGAAGTGCATGGAAGGTGAGACCACAGCAAGCATCCAGCACAGCTTGGACTTCGCCCACGAGCGCATCTTGCCGACGTTGGATGAGAACGTGTTGTGGGGTAATAGTCTGATCGACACCGACTACTACGATGCTGAGTTGGACCTTGGCGGCGACCGAAAGATCCGGCCGTTCAACTGGCAACGGTCCTTCCCACAAGTCTTCAAGATCAGGAAGCCCGACATGGATCAAGAACTGCTCGCTCAGGCAAGACGGGTGAAGCAGGACTTTGAAGAGCAACAAGAAAGAGCGGCTGCGTTATTGCGTAAGCAAGGGATCAGCGGGGTGGAAGAACCGCAGGCTCCGTACGCTCCGTACGCACGGCCAGCAGGAGGATTCGACGCTGTTATCGGCAACCCACCCTACGTTCTACTTCAGAACCTGGAGACGAAAGAATTCTTCAGCTACGCCTCCAACAAATACAACACGGCTCGGTACAAGATCGACACCTATCAACTTTTCGTTGAACGGGCGATCAATCTCCTCGCGCCAAATGGAAAGCTGGGATTCATCACACCGAACACCTTCTTGAAGAATATCCACGCTGAACCATTGCGTAGATTGCTGCTCGATAGGACGAAATTGGACGAGATACTGCTCCTCAACTATAACGTCTTCAGCCAGGCCAGCGTTGACACCTGCGTCTTTATTACAACGAAGGCGGACGCAAGAGCCAAGGGCAAGTTGAAGGTGATCAAGGCTGACGAAGCTTTCGAGCCACGCCCGATCGGCTTAGTGGAACAGGCTTCGTTCGCAGCAAACCCGAGAGCCGACTTCATCTTGGACGTAAGCGCCTCCGACAAGAGGCTCATTCAAAAGATACAGGGACAGTCACGCCCTCTGGGTGATACGCACGGTGCTTACTTCGGTATTCAGGCATGGGACAGAAAGAAGCATGTCGCCGATAAGAAACTCAGCAAGAGCTACCAGCCCGTGGTAGATGGTGCCGATATCGAATCCTTCGGTCTTCGGTCACAATCCCTCTTTGTCCTTTTCACCTCTGAGGGCGTGAAGAGCGGTGGAAACGAAACGATCCATCAACAAGACAGGATCTGTATTCGCCAAGTGGGTCACTACCCTATCGCCACAGTTGTTCCTGGCGGGCTGTTCGCGATGAACTCCCTCTACAACGTCTATGGGCGGGCATCGAACGCCCCAGACCTGTACTTCGTGTTAGGTGTGATGAACAGCCGTTTGAATCGCTACTTCTGGGGTAAAGTCCATTCCGACCAGAAGAGGACTTTCCCGAAGATCAAGAAGGAGGCGATCCTATCCATACCCATCAAGGTCGCGAAAACCAAATCGGAGGAAGAGTCCAAAGCGCGGGTCTCCGTATTGACGAAGTCGCTGGTTACTTTTAAAAAAGACCAGTTCGCCAAGCACGGACACTTGAAGGATAAGATGGCAGAAGACAAGGCTGCGCACCTGGAGCAGCGTATCAATGAGGCGATCTTCGAACTGTATGGATTGGATGCCACAGAGATCGCACTCATCGAATCGGCACAAGCCAAGTGA